The following proteins are encoded in a genomic region of Triticum dicoccoides isolate Atlit2015 ecotype Zavitan chromosome 1B, WEW_v2.0, whole genome shotgun sequence:
- the LOC119349730 gene encoding uncharacterized protein LOC119349730, with amino-acid sequence MAPPGGAPRAAHTVRDLAEEGKKRAVLLLVFAFGLAFLMSLTSSSVWINFPFAISLIVLFHYLSLDYDFRRKSTTTTDRDASRPLAKTKSIELSKPSLAQKIASTGWRSKVNSPPVEAAFEQFTRHLVTEWVTDLWYSRITPDKDGPEELISIVNSVLGEISNRARSINIITLLTRDLVDLICNNLELYHSCEAKIGKEKFVRLPTERRDAELKLALVAQSKLHPALFSASAEYKVLQSLADGLLSITVKPENLQCSFFHYTARELLACTVLRPVINLANPRFINERIESLVLSRANKADKGVEGSLEDATMVKQREPPMPSVDELSALADHSSPGVELVRFSQGQSKTASDMQLSKTQSTSSIKPKALNSSMVNDSHPLESGSLPSDSHIYPDTGISCGKIAAESYEGESAQILDFSSHRKIRVVAPEHLENMWTIGKNYKSEIAKHVAKAPVRSSLVTHSSVQEPVPFSTSVRHPPPVPQRQTTLSNSEHHHLIKHSATPAHSNGTNHLPKGLAGEMAGHASQEDSALDSESSYCTEEDENNNVTGLDSPVTRVWDSKSKGNGTSSHIHHPLEMSGFHKSRTNRSHASKLKMARTSSGRKRTRSNVQKIPLWQEADRSFLAGGDFGILNTSANDSRTDGLYDDTEVESMTRMLSRANTSSLSLASSDSSYSSSTNVLEDSYLKLRCEVVGASIVKSGSGMFAVYSVSVTDANSNSWSIKRRFRHFEELHRRLKEYPQYSLHLPPKHFLSSGLEVSVVRERCNLLDIYLKNLLQIPTVSSCIEVWDFLSVDSQTYIFTDSLSVIQALSVNLDVRSNERGAKPLNSAKALDGNLASPRQTLSACQNDNDQKDKYFAAVDGGLRLRKGNTEQNLGPSVSNSSANIYQDHSGSDPEQNDHSFLINSGNDKKKQSAQTEYISQILESDGYSVSPNEWLAPNLSAPIFHLVDVIFQLQDGGWIRRQAFWVVKQILQLGMGDTFDDWLVEKIQLLRKGRIIAFAVKRVEQILWPDGIFMTKHPDRKPAAPSPGSQNDSRTNYLIEQQRLEDAHRAEFVRELIIDKAPSALVSLVGRKEYERCAQDIYFFLQSPVCLKQLAFELVELLVLAAFPELDGTVRKWHEDKHEFSALD; translated from the exons ATGGCGCCGCCGGGCGGCGCGCCGAGGGCGGCGCACACGGTCCGCGACCtggcggaggaggggaagaagcggGCCGTGCTGctcctcgtcttcgccttcggcctcGCCTTCCTCATGTCCC TGACAAGCTCTTCAGTCTGGATTAACTTCCCATTCGCCATATCTTTGATAGTTCTGTTTCACTACCTATCACTTGACTACGACTTCCGTAGAAAGAGCACAACTACCACAGATCGTGATGCCAGTCGCCCACTTGCCaaaacaaaaagtattgaattgagTAAACCTTCCCTTGCCCAGAAGATTGCAAGTACTGGTTGGAGGAGCAAGGTGAATTCGCCTCCAGTTGAAGCAGCATTTGAACAGTTCACAAGGCATCTTGTCACGGAGTGGGTAACAGATCTTTGGTACTCCCGTATAACACCTGATAAGGACGGACCGGAGGAACTCATCAGCATAGTTAATTCTGTCCTTGGAGAGATTTCTAACCGGGCAAGAAGCATTAACATCATCACTCTGCTAACCAG GGACCTGGTCGATCTCATATGCAATAATTTGGAGCTTTATCATTCCTGTGAAGCTAAGATTGGAAAAGAGAAGTTTGTTAGACTCCCGACGGAGCGTCGTGATGCTGAACTGAAACTCGCCCTTGTAGCTCAAAGCAAGTTGCATCCGGCTTTATTTTCAGCCAGTGCTGAATACAAG GTCTTGCAAAGCCTTGCTGATGGTTTGCTCTCAATCACAGTAAAGCCTGAGAATCTACAGTGCTCGTTCTTCCATTATACTGCACGAGAACTTCTTGCATGCACAGTTTTGAGGCCTGTCATAAACTTGGCAAATCCAAG GTTTATTAATGAAAGGATTGAATCTTTGGTTCTTTCTCGCGCCAACAAGGCAGATAAAGGAGTTGAAGGATCCTTGGAGGATGCTACAATGGTGAAGCAAAGGGAGCCTCCTATGCCATCAGTGGATGAACTTTCTGCACTAGCAGACCACTCAAGTCCTGGGGTTGAACTTGTTAGATTCAGTCAGGGCCAGTCCAAAACTGCTTCCGATATGCAACTAAGCAAAACTCAAAGTACATCTAGTATCAAACCAAAAGCCCTTAATTCTTCTATGGTCAATGATTCACATCCACTTGAGTCAGGCAGTTTACCGTCCGATTCCCACATCTATCCAGATACCGGTATTTCTTGTGGCAAGATAGCCGCAGAGAGTTATGAAGGAGAGTCAGCACAAATATTGGATTTCAGCTCCCACAGAAAAATTCGAGTCGTGGCACCTGAGCACCTTGAGAATATGTGGACTATAGGGAAGAATTACAAATCAGAAATTGCAAAACATGTTGCTAAAGCACCTGTTAGATCTTCTTTGGTCACCCATTCTTCAGTGCAGGAGCCAGTTCCCTTCAGCACTTCAGTTCGTCATCCTCCTCCTGTTCCACAAAGGCAAACAACATTGTCTAATTCTGAGCATCATCATTTGATAAAACACTCAGCTACTCCAGCACATTCAAATGGCACTAACCACCTGCCAAAAGGTTTAGCTGGAGAAATGGCAGGTCATGCCAGCCAAGAAGATTCTGCATTGGACAGTGAGAGTTCATATTGCACCGAGGAGGACGAAAATAACAATGTAACTGGCTTGGACTCTCCTGTAACCAGAGTTTGGGACAGTAAAAGTAAAGGAAATGGGACATCATCTCATATACATCATCCACTTGAAATGTCTGGTTtccataaatcaaggacaaatagaAGTCATGCGAGCAAGTTGAAAATGGCAAGAACTTCATCAGGAAGGAAAAGGACAAGGTCAAATGTTCAAAAGATTCCATTGTGGCAAGAGGCAGATAGATCTTTTTTGGCGGGTGGTGATTTTGGCATACTAAATACATCAGCAAATGATTCAAGGACGGATGGACTGTATGATGACACTGAGGTGGAAAGCATGACTAGGATGCTTAGTCGTGCAAATACCTCATCATTGTCGTTGGCATCAAGTGACTCTTCCTATTCATCTAGCACCAATGTGTTGGAAGACTCGTATTTGAAGTTAAGATGTGAG GTGGTAGGAGCCAGCATCGTAAAAAGTGGGTCTGGCATGTTTGCTGTGTATTCTGTCTCCGTAACTGATGCCAACAGTAATAGTTGGTCCATCAAGAGGAG GTTTCGTCATTTTGAAGAGCTACATCGGCGTCTGAAAGAATATCCTCAGTACAGTCTTCACTTGCCTCCGAAGCATTTCCTCTCATCAGGGTTAGAGGTTTCTGTTGTTCGAGAGAGATGCAACTTGCTTGACATATATTTGAAG AATCTTCTTCAGATTCCAACTGTTTCAAGCTGTATTGAAGTCTGGGATTTTCTAAGTGTTGATTCACAG ACATACATTTTCACCGATTCTCTGTCAGTTATCCAGGCACTGTCAG TCAATTTAGATGTAAGATCAAATGAGAGGGGTGCAAAACCATTGAATTCTGCCAAAGCTTTGGATGGAAATTTGGCCTCTCCGAGACAAACTTTAAGTGCATGTCAAAATGATAATGATCAGAAGGATAAGTACTTCGCTGCTGTTGACGGTGGTTTGAGATTGAGGAAGGGAAATACGGAACAGAATTTAGGACCTAGTGTTAGCAACTCAAGTGCCAATATTTATCAAGACCACTCTGGAAGTGATCCTGAACAGAACGATCACTCGTTCTTGATAAATTCAGGAAATGATAAGAAAAAGCAGTCAGCTCAAACTGAGTATATATCTCAAATTTTGGAATCTGATGGATACTCAGTGAGTCCTAATGAA TGGTTGGCCCCAAATCTTAGCGCCCCCATATTTCATCTGGTCGATGTGATTTTCCAGCTCCAAGATGGAGGCTGGATCAG GCGTCAAGCATTTTGGGTAGTGAAGCAAATACTGCAATTGGGAATGGGAGACACATTTGATGACTGGCTTGTTGAGAAAATCCAGTTACTTAGGAAGGGGAGGATAATTGCTTTTGCGGTCAAGCGTGTTGAACAA ATACTCTGGCCAGATGGAATTTTCATGACAAAGCATCCCGACAGAAAACCAGCTGCTCCTTCTCCTGGTTCCCAGAATGATAGCAGGACAAACTATCTGATTGAACAACAACGATTAGAAGATGCTCATCGTGCAGAATTTGTTCGTGAACTGATAATAG